In a genomic window of Dolichospermum sp. DET69:
- a CDS encoding hybrid sensor histidine kinase/response regulator, with protein sequence MTPFSWNSSSTESILLVDDSTKNVCVLKSTLKQEGYTVTVTDSDSEALIKIVESPPDLVLLDTFTPSIDGYEITRQIKQNSHLPFIPVLLVTNCDESSFIQGLQAGADDFLIKPVEQKELLAKVRSLLRLKHSINHRDIITQQWCEDFVINMTHDLRTPLTSAIQMLKMLKKGTFGDNLSEMQGYLQQITESNQTLLDMVENILDVYQYEAGNKELEFFPVDLCELSQKVVQELKPLAVMKNLTLTTTFNRQQSSLLRVRGDRIELYRLLINLVGNAIRFTDSGSVEIQLHRHHQYVTIVVKNTGIGISESEQVGLFERFRQGKHQRRGNGLGLYLSLQIVEAHQGNISVESTVGEGSIFTVYLPISTASL encoded by the coding sequence ATGACACCTTTCTCTTGGAACTCAAGTTCAACAGAAAGTATCCTTTTGGTAGATGACTCAACCAAGAATGTTTGTGTACTAAAATCTACTCTCAAGCAAGAAGGATACACGGTAACAGTAACAGATAGCGATAGTGAAGCCTTAATTAAGATTGTCGAATCTCCACCTGATTTAGTCCTATTAGATACGTTCACTCCAAGTATTGATGGCTATGAAATCACTCGACAGATCAAGCAGAATTCCCATTTACCTTTCATACCTGTGTTACTCGTTACCAATTGTGACGAGTCCTCTTTCATTCAAGGTTTACAGGCTGGTGCTGATGACTTTTTGATTAAGCCTGTAGAACAAAAAGAATTGTTGGCAAAAGTGCGTTCGCTCTTGCGACTAAAACACAGTATCAATCACCGAGATATAATTACCCAGCAATGGTGCGAAGATTTTGTGATTAATATGACTCACGATTTACGCACTCCTTTAACTTCAGCAATTCAAATGCTAAAAATGCTGAAGAAAGGAACTTTTGGGGATAATCTCTCAGAAATGCAGGGATATCTCCAACAAATTACCGAAAGTAATCAAACGCTATTGGATATGGTTGAAAATATTCTCGATGTTTATCAATATGAAGCAGGTAATAAAGAGTTAGAGTTTTTTCCTGTAGATTTGTGCGAGTTAAGCCAAAAGGTAGTGCAGGAACTCAAACCTTTGGCTGTGATGAAAAACTTGACTCTGACAACAACATTCAACAGGCAACAATCATCATTATTAAGAGTCAGGGGTGATAGGATAGAATTATACCGATTGCTGATTAACTTAGTTGGCAACGCTATTCGTTTTACAGATAGCGGTTCAGTAGAAATTCAGCTTCATCGCCATCATCAATACGTAACAATTGTAGTAAAAAATACAGGTATTGGCATCAGTGAATCAGAACAAGTAGGTTTATTTGAACGCTTTCGACAGGGCAAACACCAGCGCCGGGGGAATGGTCTAGGATTATATTTGTCTCTTCAAATTGTTGAAGCCCATCAGGGAAATATCTCTGTGGAATCGACCGTAGGGGAAGGCAGTATTTTTACAGTTTATTTACCTATATCAACAGCTTCTTTGTGA
- a CDS encoding CopG family transcriptional regulator codes for MARPGGNPDFGIKYRFDYGRDEPLSEQVKVLMHPQMKQHLKNLADLEKCTVPDLIREAIEQYLVAKQTTKLS; via the coding sequence ATGGCGAGACCTGGTGGTAATCCCGATTTTGGAATCAAGTATCGCTTTGACTATGGCAGAGACGAGCCACTTTCAGAACAAGTGAAAGTATTGATGCATCCACAGATGAAACAGCATCTGAAAAATCTGGCTGATCTAGAAAAATGCACAGTACCTGATTTGATTCGTGAAGCGATTGAGCAATATTTGGTTGCTAAACAAACAACTAAACTAAGTTAA
- a CDS encoding AAA family ATPase → MIIAFTNQKGGVGKSTAAVHLAYWFSQRQKTLMVDADAQQSSSVWAKSLGLVYQVIQDPEELFEKIPDLAIQYSALVIDAPGSLSETTKAILARCDIALVPCQPSGLDLHSSHKILRFIKHATELRSGYPKAALFLSRATKGTVLEREAREALIATGTHLLKTAIYQKQCIADAPGQGCTVFQMSGKAATEAASDYEALFQEALEVLNVK, encoded by the coding sequence ATGATTATTGCCTTTACAAATCAAAAAGGTGGCGTAGGCAAATCAACTGCGGCTGTTCATCTGGCCTATTGGTTTAGTCAACGCCAAAAAACACTAATGGTTGATGCCGATGCCCAACAAAGTAGTTCCGTCTGGGCTAAATCTTTAGGTCTGGTTTACCAAGTCATTCAAGACCCAGAAGAGTTGTTTGAAAAAATTCCTGACTTAGCTATCCAGTATTCAGCCTTGGTGATTGATGCTCCTGGTTCACTTTCTGAAACTACTAAAGCAATACTGGCTCGTTGTGATATTGCTTTAGTTCCCTGCCAACCTTCTGGCTTAGATTTACACAGCAGTCATAAAATTTTGCGTTTTATCAAACACGCGACTGAATTGCGCTCTGGTTATCCAAAAGCTGCTTTATTTTTGAGCCGAGCCACCAAAGGTACAGTCTTAGAGAGAGAAGCTAGAGAAGCTCTGATTGCCACAGGAACCCATTTACTAAAAACTGCTATCTATCAAAAACAGTGTATCGCTGATGCCCCTGGTCAGGGGTGTACTGTATTTCAAATGTCAGGCAAAGCCGCAACCGAAGCCGCAAGTGATTATGAGGCACTTTTTCAAGAAGCCTTGGAGGTGCTGAATGTCAAGTAA